In one Chitinivibrionia bacterium genomic region, the following are encoded:
- a CDS encoding FtsQ-type POTRA domain-containing protein has protein sequence MAKKRRKGPNAQRKAAQQRAKVSNFFGRGIIAAAVIAGIAFVYSAVLPVVGEKITPYISIHGHEIRGGENLDLSAIEDILELDENAHLFNVSTREISKQIAKIEGVEKVRVNRRPFEQSLEIRITQRTPRYLFVINNELLWADRYGYLWASENIETRGNIPLIVGLRVFQSEFGRRIVPEDLKRLERTYLSVRGTGRNANNIRSMHFRDFGIVEFTASNISVPVRLNGTLRFGLDDFVVFEDILRRNRRAPVRYLDAFENVVYAR, from the coding sequence ATGGCTAAGAAAAGAAGAAAAGGTCCCAACGCTCAAAGAAAAGCGGCACAACAACGGGCAAAGGTTTCCAACTTTTTCGGGCGCGGCATTATTGCGGCGGCTGTAATTGCAGGAATTGCCTTTGTTTACTCGGCTGTGCTTCCTGTTGTAGGAGAAAAAATAACGCCTTATATCAGCATACACGGACACGAAATAAGAGGCGGAGAAAACTTGGATTTGAGTGCAATAGAAGATATTCTGGAACTCGACGAAAACGCACACCTTTTTAATGTATCGACCCGAGAAATTTCCAAACAGATAGCAAAAATCGAAGGCGTGGAAAAAGTCAGAGTAAACAGAAGACCGTTTGAACAGTCGCTTGAAATAAGGATTACACAAAGAACGCCCAGATACCTGTTCGTTATAAACAACGAATTACTGTGGGCTGACAGATACGGATATTTGTGGGCGAGCGAAAACATTGAAACGAGAGGCAATATTCCTCTGATTGTCGGACTTCGAGTTTTCCAAAGCGAATTTGGGCGTCGAATCGTTCCCGAAGACCTTAAAAGGTTAGAAAGAACATATTTAAGCGTAAGAGGAACGGGGAGAAATGCAAACAATATAAGAAGTATGCATTTTAGGGATTTTGGGATTGTGGAATTTACGGCAAGCAATATTTCGGTGCCTGTTCGCCTGAACGGAACATTGAGGTTCGGACTTGACGATTTCGTAGTATTTGAAGATATTTTACGCAGAAACAGAAGAGCTCCCGTGCGCTATCTGGACGCGTTTGAAAATGTCGTTTATGCAAGATAG